The Ignavibacteriota bacterium region GTCATAAATTACTTTTGAAGCTCTTTGGCTAGCTCCAGTTTCTAAAAAATAAATGCCTATCCTATCACCTTTTCTTGAAATAGAATTTGTATTTACGCCAAATCTTCTCAAATGATTTACAGCTGATTGGCCAATCTCATGATTTGGAAGCGCGGTTACAAAAAAACTATTCAAACCGAAATTTGCTAGAGCAACAGAAACATTTGCTTCACCGCCTCCGAAAGTTACGTCAAAATTTTGAGCTTGAATAAACCTTGAAAAACCTTTTGTTGATAAACGAAGCATAATTTCGCCAAAAGTCACAACTTTCTTATTCACAAATTCTCCATAATTAATTTTGCAAAACTATAATTCTAAGATATTAAAAATTGATCTAATTTTTCTTTCCATTTATAATATGCAGATTCATATTTGGAAATCAATTCGGTATTTGGTTCAATCACTTTTAATTTCTTAAATCCAACAAATGCTTCACTGAATGAATTGTAAATCTTTGCACCGACTCCAGCGCCTCTTGCCGCGCCTTGAGCGCCGTCTGTATTATAAAGTTCAACGCATGAATTTGTTGAATTTGAAACGGCTTCGCAGAAAATATCGCTTAAAAACATATTGGCTTTGCCGGCTCTCATTGTGTTTACAGAAATTCCCATTTCTTTCATTATATCAACTCCATATCTGAAAGTAAATGCAATGCCTTCTTGTGCGGCGCGAATTAAATGTTTATGAGAATGAGTATTAAAATTTATCCCATAAATACTGCTGCCTATATTTTTATTTTTTAAAACTCTTTCCGCTCCATTGCCGAATGGTAAAATTATTATTCCATCGGAACCTACATTAACATCATTAGCCAGTTTATTTAATTCTTCATAAGGTACATTACTTTTCATAATTTCATTTCTCATCCAGCTATACATAATTCCAGTTCCATTTATACAAAGCAAAACACCTTTTATAGGCTTTTCTTTTGAATAATTTACATGCGCAAAACTATTAACTCTGGAAAAAGGATCATAAGAATTATTTTCAACAATTCCATAAACTACGCCGGAAGTTCCCGCGGTTGCGGCTATTTCTCCGGGATTCAAAACGTTTAACGAAAATGCGTTATTGGGCTGATCTCCGGCTCTATATGAAATTGGGATCCCAGGTTTAAGTCCAAGTTCATTAGCGGCAGATTTTGTTAATTTGCCTTGCTCACTAAATGTTGGAACAATTTCAGGAATAAAATCTTTATCTAATCCGTAATTCGAAAATATTTCATCGGCTAATTTATTTTTTTTGAAATCCCAAAAAATTCCTTCGCTTAAACCAGAAATAGTTGTATTTATTTCACCGGATAATTTATAAGCGATGTAATCTCCAGGCAGCATAATTTTATTTATTTTAGAATAAATTTCCGGTTTGTTTTCTTTAATCCATTTTAATTTTGAAGCGGTAAAATTTCCGGGAGAATTTAAACAACTTCCTAAACAATATTCAGAGCCTAATTTTTCAAACGCGTTTTCACCAATTTCAACCGCGCGACTGTCGCACCAAATAATGGAAGGATACAAAATCTCTTTATTTTTATCAACCATAACCAATCCATGCATTTGATAAGATATTCCGATTCCACGCACCTCAAAATCTTTTTCTGAAATTTTATTAAAAGCTTTCTTATTTGCGTCAATTAAATTTTCCCACCAAATATTAGGATGCTGTTCTGCCCAGCCGAAATTCGGAGCCTCAATTTTCATTTCGGTTTCGGGAGAAAATGCAGAGCTGACCAATTCTCCGGTTTGGCTATTGATCACAGAAACTTTAATTGATGAACTGCCAATATCAAATCCAAGTAAATAACTTTTTGTCATTTTTATTCTCACTATAGTTGAAAATTAAACCCTTTGTTTTTTAGATCGTTGTATGCCTTTGAATTAAACTTATATAATCTTGCGGCTCTATGAGGTACATCCTTTTGAAAATCATTTAACTGAGTAAGCATCTTTAAAGCGATGATTCTTTTTCTAAAATTTCGTTTATCCAACGTTTCTCCCAGAATACATTCATATAAGTTTTGCAGCTGAGTTAATGAAAACTTTTCGGGCAGAAGTTCAAAACCAATAGGTTTGATACGAACTTTTTGCCTAAGTAAATTAAGCGACTTCAATAATATTTCAGAATGGTCAAAAGGTAAATTTAAATCATCATTTATACTAAACCACTTAACATCCGTTGAACCTAAACCGGCTTTTAGATAATGTTTTTCCGGATTTATAAGCGCGAAATATGCGACGCTGATTACGCGTCTGATTGGGAATCTGTCAATTTTACTGAACGTGTGAACTTGTTCAAGGTATATATTTTTAACGTTACTCGTTTCTTCCAAAATTCTTACGGCAGCTTGATCCAGAGTTTCAGATTTCAATACAAATCCGCCGGGCAATGCCCATTTCCCTTTATCCGGATTTACATAACGCTTGATTAAAAGAACTTCTAAACGATTATTTTCAAATCCAAATACAACACAATCAATTGATAA contains the following coding sequences:
- a CDS encoding carbohydrate kinase; amino-acid sequence: MTKSYLLGFDIGSSSIKVSVINSQTGELVSSAFSPETEMKIEAPNFGWAEQHPNIWWENLIDANKKAFNKISEKDFEVRGIGISYQMHGLVMVDKNKEILYPSIIWCDSRAVEIGENAFEKLGSEYCLGSCLNSPGNFTASKLKWIKENKPEIYSKINKIMLPGDYIAYKLSGEINTTISGLSEGIFWDFKKNKLADEIFSNYGLDKDFIPEIVPTFSEQGKLTKSAANELGLKPGIPISYRAGDQPNNAFSLNVLNPGEIAATAGTSGVVYGIVENNSYDPFSRVNSFAHVNYSKEKPIKGVLLCINGTGIMYSWMRNEIMKSNVPYEELNKLANDVNVGSDGIIILPFGNGAERVLKNKNIGSSIYGINFNTHSHKHLIRAAQEGIAFTFRYGVDIMKEMGISVNTMRAGKANMFLSDIFCEAVSNSTNSCVELYNTDGAQGAARGAGVGAKIYNSFSEAFVGFKKLKVIEPNTELISKYESAYYKWKEKLDQFLIS
- a CDS encoding NUDIX hydrolase, with product MYCVKNTLSYEEKLIHKPNQTIKNLSIDCVVFGFENNRLEVLLIKRYVNPDKGKWALPGGFVLKSETLDQAAVRILEETSNVKNIYLEQVHTFSKIDRFPIRRVISVAYFALINPEKHYLKAGLGSTDVKWFSINDDLNLPFDHSEILLKSLNLLRQKVRIKPIGFELLPEKFSLTQLQNLYECILGETLDKRNFRKRIIALKMLTQLNDFQKDVPHRAARLYKFNSKAYNDLKNKGFNFQL